Proteins encoded within one genomic window of Parasteatoda tepidariorum isolate YZ-2023 unplaced genomic scaffold, CAS_Ptep_4.0 HiC_scaffold_332, whole genome shotgun sequence:
- the LOC107450705 gene encoding collagen alpha-1(I) chain gives MYCSFSLVAVVLLSYCELHTINANHNADFSFLSNPQKAREFARNFVSNLKDCGMFNYESVEDYYEVIISLTNAEISSKQRHYTKAKEKAMLGALASSIAELTIVESKHISITIKLRAVIQAIKVTFRQINCPENKDFISEIEDMVFVLSRHNSDSENEIDIDSESGSVSVQTSINVNEGGSNGQGGNSNNNGIAGPNGPGSDSGPIFIDTVVNYEPNGAQNDAGNGLGGKLGPSNEGPNGPGGPKGQESSQNMFIKYDYHAVAQGIDRISHTESPRDRILALLVDMNFDLDSQQPRKGPNGPEGPNEGPINVDTEVNIYPNGPGGPKGPGASPYGPGGPNGPGGPNGPGGPNGPGGPKNPEGPKGPGGTKGPGTSPYGPGGPKNPEGSNGPGGPNAPNVERPINVDTEVNIYPEGPSNEGPNGPGGPNGKGTSPYGPGGPNGSGGPKNPEGPNGPGGPNGPGGPKNPEGPNGPGGSKGPGASPYGTNGMVENF, from the exons ATGTACTGCTCATTTAGTTTAGTGGCGGTGGTACTTCTGTCATATTGTGAGCTTCATACGATAAATGCCAACCACAATGCTGATTTTTCGTTCCTTTCGAATCCTCAAAAGGCTCGGGAATTTGCcagaaattttgtttccaaTCTGAAGGACTGCGGTATGTTTAATTATGAATCCGTGGAAGACTACTATGaagtaataataagtttaaCGAATGCCGAAATAAGCAGCAAGCAAAGGCATTACACAAAAGCTAAAGAAAAGGCAATGCTGGGGGCATTAGCTTCATCGATTGCTGAGCTAACGATAGTGGAAAGCAAACATATCAGTATAACAATTAAACTGAGAGCTGTTATACAAGCTATAAAAGTTACTTTTCGGCAAATAAATTGCCCagaaaacaaagattttattaGCGAAATAGAAGATATGGTATTTGTACTTAGCCGACATAATTCCGACTCAGAGAATGAAATCGATATCGATAGCGAATCAGGCTCAGTTAGCGTACAGACCTCCATAAATGTCAATGAAGGTGGATCCAATGGGCAAGGAGGGAATAGTAATAACAACGGAATAG cAGGGCCAAATGGACCCGGATCGGACAGCGGACCCATTTTCATAGATACAGTTGTCAATTATGAGCCCAATGGTGCACAAAACGATGCAGGAAATGGATTGGGAGGtaagtta GGTCCAAGCAATGAAGGACCGAACGGCCCAGGAGGACCAAAGGGACAAGAGTCGTCACagaatatgtttataaaatatgattaccATGCCGTGGCTCAAGGAATAGATCGCATTTCTCACACGGAATCGCCCAGGGATAGAATCTTAGCGttgctggtcgatatgaattttgATCTCGACTCTCAACAACCTCG aaaaggacCAAATGGACCAGAAGGACCAAATGAAGGACCTATTAACGTAGACACTGAGGTCAATATATATCCAAACGGCCCAGGAGGACCAAAGGGACCAGGGGCGTCACCTTATGGCCCGGGAGGACCGAATGGCCCAGGAGGACCAAACGGACCAGGAGGACCAAACGGACCTGGAGGACCAAAGAATCCAGAAGGACCAAAAGGACCAGGAGGAACAAAAGGACCAGGAACGTCACCTTATGGCCCAGGAGGACCAAAAAACCCAGAAGGATCAAACGGACCAGGAGGACCAAACGCACCAAATGTCGAAAGACCTATTAATGTAGACACTGAGGTCAATATATATCCTGAGGGTCCAAGCAATGAAGGACCAAACGGCCCAGGAGGACCAAATGGAAAAGGTACGTCACCTTATGGCCCGGGAGGACCAAATGGCTCAGGTGGACCAAAGAATCCAGAAGGACCAAACGGACCAGGAGGACCAAACGGCCCAGGAGGACCAAAGAATCCAGAAGGACCAAACGGACCAGGAGGTTCAAAGGGACCAGGAGCGTCACCTTATGGAACCAATGGAATGgttgaaaacttttga